The following are from one region of the Patescibacteria group bacterium genome:
- a CDS encoding class I SAM-dependent methyltransferase has translation MSEKNHAPNQDADKEKTEYKTFRLDHEPTFAELWELCVNELLYNAPKHYDEIEALWERQGITKESKIIDVAAGSGFPALGLLQRGWNIDSADGFTDEVELFNKRAEEAGLPERCAQVLWADLLKQYPKEAYDFLLCRGNSFIYAPGGWNAEAPITPQAALEAYTNTAKNFYDLLKPGGQMYIDKFKDTEISHKETVARLQIGNATPEDLIFWTQRFSEQHIRRASMIRRKQDGTETGTPNISYDLTFPEMEKALTTAGFSKIEQQQLETEKVFNTWIATK, from the coding sequence ATGTCTGAAAAAAATCACGCGCCAAATCAGGACGCGGATAAGGAAAAAACCGAATACAAGACATTCCGCCTAGATCACGAGCCCACGTTTGCGGAGCTGTGGGAGCTGTGCGTGAATGAGCTGCTCTATAATGCGCCAAAGCATTACGATGAAATTGAGGCACTTTGGGAGCGACAAGGAATAACCAAAGAATCCAAAATTATTGATGTTGCTGCTGGGAGTGGCTTCCCCGCACTTGGTTTGCTGCAACGAGGGTGGAACATAGACTCCGCTGATGGCTTTACGGATGAGGTGGAACTCTTCAACAAACGTGCGGAAGAGGCGGGGTTGCCCGAACGCTGCGCCCAAGTGCTATGGGCGGATTTGCTCAAACAGTACCCAAAAGAAGCCTACGACTTCTTACTATGCAGAGGTAATTCATTCATATACGCGCCGGGGGGTTGGAATGCTGAAGCGCCGATAACCCCGCAGGCTGCACTGGAAGCCTACACCAACACAGCAAAAAACTTCTACGATTTGCTCAAACCCGGTGGGCAGATGTACATCGATAAATTCAAAGATACCGAAATCTCGCATAAAGAAACCGTTGCGCGCTTGCAAATTGGTAACGCGACCCCAGAAGACCTCATTTTCTGGACCCAACGCTTTTCGGAGCAGCACATTCGCCGTGCGTCCATGATTCGCCGCAAACAGGATGGTACCGAAACTGGCACACCGAACATTTCGTATGACCTTACCTTTCCAGAAATGGAAAAGGCATTAACGACGGCTGGTTTTTCCAAGATTGAACAGCAGCAGCTTGAAACAGAAAAAGTTTTCAACACCTGGATTGCAACAAAGTAA
- a CDS encoding YebC/PmpR family DNA-binding transcriptional regulator encodes MSGHSKWSTIKRQKGVADAKRSSVFTKLGKAIVVAARLGGADPAMNFRLRLAVEKAREASMPKDNIERAIAKGSGTAEGQQLEEVTYEGFGPGGTAIIVEAVTDNRNRTVHEVKTLFSKHGGTMGNENSVRWQFDRRGVLRIAAEHLPKDHDTFALQMIEEGAEDVKDDPEGITLLTQPEALEKVKVALGTTPVASADIEFVPKTPLPLSPADAEKLHTLTGILEDHADVTNVWTNGA; translated from the coding sequence ATGTCTGGACATTCCAAGTGGTCTACTATTAAACGGCAAAAGGGTGTTGCGGATGCCAAGCGCAGCTCAGTCTTTACCAAACTTGGCAAAGCAATTGTGGTGGCTGCCCGGCTGGGCGGAGCTGACCCGGCTATGAACTTCCGTCTTCGGCTGGCTGTGGAAAAAGCACGCGAGGCCAGCATGCCCAAAGACAACATTGAGCGAGCCATTGCCAAGGGTAGTGGTACGGCCGAGGGTCAGCAGTTGGAAGAGGTAACCTACGAAGGTTTTGGACCTGGTGGCACCGCCATCATCGTGGAAGCGGTGACCGATAACCGCAACCGCACTGTGCATGAGGTAAAAACCTTATTTAGCAAGCACGGCGGTACCATGGGGAATGAGAATAGTGTACGGTGGCAATTTGACCGACGGGGGGTGCTTCGTATTGCCGCAGAACACCTACCCAAGGATCACGACACCTTTGCACTGCAGATGATTGAAGAAGGCGCCGAAGATGTGAAAGATGATCCAGAAGGAATCACTTTGCTGACGCAACCCGAGGCATTGGAAAAAGTGAAAGTCGCGCTTGGGACCACCCCTGTGGCATCTGCGGACATTGAATTCGTGCCCAAAACTCCCCTCCCTCTTTCTCCGGCGGACGCGGAGAAGCTGCACACGCTCACCGGCATTCTTGAAGACCACGCTGATGTCACCAACGTCTGGACGAACGGTGCGTAG
- a CDS encoding glycosyltransferase family 4 protein translates to MKKLRIAQLVPFEETVPPTKYGGTELVAANLCDGLVKQGHDVTLFSVGGSKTKAKLVKIFPGSLRAMTGTDVKQRESLKYMGVGKVLTAVAAGKFDIVHNHIGWRVLPFTGMIPHPVVTTLHGPLDIGYQQMVYKPYSHTPFVSISNNQRKPLKLNYAATVYNGIHVEKFAYLEKKDDYLAFLGRMSPEKGPVQAIQVARKTKRRLIMAAKVDAVDVKFFTEKVKPLIDGKQIKFLGEVDHVGKSKLLSRAAGLLALIQWEEPFGLFMAEANACGTPVIAMARGAAPEVIAHKQTGFLVHSNDEAARMVSKLGTIRPAACRKRAEQYFSVEAMVAGYLAVYQKLIRQWR, encoded by the coding sequence ATGAAGAAGCTCCGGATTGCGCAGCTGGTTCCGTTTGAAGAAACTGTCCCTCCCACCAAGTACGGCGGCACAGAGCTCGTCGCAGCAAACCTCTGCGATGGGTTGGTGAAACAAGGACATGACGTCACCCTCTTCTCCGTGGGCGGTTCCAAGACCAAGGCCAAGTTGGTGAAGATTTTTCCCGGCTCACTTCGCGCCATGACTGGCACCGACGTGAAGCAACGAGAATCTTTGAAGTACATGGGCGTGGGCAAGGTGCTCACCGCGGTGGCGGCTGGAAAATTCGACATTGTCCACAACCACATTGGCTGGCGCGTGCTGCCCTTCACCGGCATGATCCCCCACCCTGTGGTCACCACGCTCCACGGACCCTTGGACATTGGCTACCAGCAAATGGTGTACAAGCCCTACAGCCACACCCCGTTCGTTTCCATATCCAACAACCAGCGCAAACCCCTGAAGCTCAACTACGCGGCCACCGTGTACAACGGTATTCATGTGGAAAAGTTTGCCTACCTGGAGAAGAAGGATGACTACCTGGCGTTTTTGGGCCGCATGAGCCCAGAGAAAGGTCCGGTGCAGGCCATCCAGGTGGCAAGGAAAACTAAACGTCGTTTGATAATGGCCGCGAAAGTGGATGCGGTGGATGTGAAGTTCTTCACCGAGAAGGTGAAACCGCTCATTGACGGCAAGCAAATCAAATTCTTGGGTGAAGTGGATCACGTTGGAAAATCCAAACTCCTGTCCCGCGCTGCAGGCTTGCTGGCGCTCATCCAGTGGGAAGAGCCCTTTGGCCTCTTCATGGCAGAGGCTAATGCCTGCGGCACGCCGGTCATTGCCATGGCACGGGGAGCCGCGCCTGAGGTGATTGCCCACAAGCAGACTGGCTTCCTGGTGCACTCCAATGACGAAGCGGCGCGCATGGTGAGCAAGCTGGGAACAATTAGACCCGCGGCCTGCCGAAAACGAGCGGAGCAGTACTTTTCCGTGGAAGCAATGGTCGCTGGGTACCTGGCGGTGTACCAAAAGCTCATCCGGCAGTGGCGGTAA
- a CDS encoding glycosyltransferase: MDDHPTPSTINFSLTLPLYNEGSILQKNLTSIHTILSGKGSFSFEVIVIDDASKDDTARSAKQFCDHLPNWHFLQNEKNLGRGGTVMRGFRESRGTIVGFIDVDCEASPMYLLDFIPDLLAHKVDGITGMRIYPFSFSTFLRAGTSYLYRQLVQLFLRVAYKDRQSGYKTFRREAILPLLAYTKNQHWFWDTEIMVIAHLAGLRIEERPILFYRDTAKKSTVKLFRDSMLMVRELFRFRARMPQLAADLAERTNR, from the coding sequence ATGGATGACCATCCAACTCCTTCAACGATTAATTTTTCCCTTACTCTTCCGCTCTATAACGAGGGGAGTATTCTGCAAAAAAATTTAACTTCTATCCACACAATTTTATCTGGGAAAGGGTCATTTTCCTTCGAAGTTATCGTTATTGATGATGCTAGTAAAGACGACACAGCTCGCAGCGCAAAACAGTTTTGTGACCATCTACCAAATTGGCATTTCCTGCAAAATGAAAAAAATCTTGGCCGGGGTGGTACGGTAATGCGGGGTTTTCGTGAATCACGGGGAACGATCGTTGGCTTTATTGACGTCGACTGCGAAGCTTCGCCAATGTACCTGTTGGATTTCATTCCGGATTTACTCGCACATAAAGTTGATGGGATTACCGGCATGCGCATATACCCATTTTCATTTTCAACATTCCTTCGCGCTGGGACAAGCTACCTCTATCGCCAACTTGTGCAACTATTTTTACGCGTAGCGTACAAGGACAGGCAATCTGGGTATAAAACATTTCGTCGGGAAGCAATTTTACCACTCCTAGCGTACACAAAAAATCAGCATTGGTTTTGGGACACGGAGATTATGGTCATTGCACACCTGGCTGGTTTACGTATTGAGGAAAGGCCCATTTTGTTCTACCGTGACACTGCAAAAAAATCTACGGTGAAACTCTTTCGAGACAGTATGCTGATGGTGAGGGAACTCTTTCGCTTTCGAGCACGTATGCCGCAACTTGCGGCTGACTTAGCCGAACGCACGAACCGCTAA
- a CDS encoding SDR family oxidoreductase, which yields MHIAMFGGTGYVGSALRAHLASQRIRVSVFSPHSPSPLYPLETHVVADPWSARIEPGVFTHILDFYGVSGDAACARNPQEAAYRNVDSVRALMHAAAGTGIDRFVYVSTASVFDDGVQKTGNEFFENDVPRPATVYGDTKRIAENLLLSQEKVPCTIIRHPTIYGLSPCMRWDTLMQFCVQQAKKEGVVRMFGDGSAFRPLAALSHVVAGYAHVLHSPPPSQSCFHIVSENEPIRNYLERIQQVAKECGQRISVETVEQSYVPSYRVHSSFPYTNRPEYSFELLQAIWKAAVGRNHL from the coding sequence ATGCATATCGCCATGTTTGGGGGGACAGGATACGTTGGGAGTGCTTTGCGCGCACATTTGGCTAGCCAACGTATTCGAGTGAGTGTTTTTTCACCCCACTCCCCTAGCCCACTCTACCCTCTGGAAACCCACGTGGTTGCCGACCCATGGTCTGCCAGAATTGAACCCGGGGTATTTACGCATATCCTTGACTTCTACGGCGTATCTGGAGATGCGGCCTGTGCTCGGAATCCGCAGGAGGCAGCGTATAGAAACGTAGACTCGGTTCGTGCGCTCATGCATGCAGCGGCGGGTACAGGCATTGATAGATTCGTCTATGTCTCTACTGCTTCAGTGTTTGATGATGGTGTCCAGAAAACGGGGAATGAATTTTTTGAAAACGATGTGCCTCGTCCTGCAACAGTGTACGGCGATACAAAGCGAATTGCGGAAAATCTACTCCTATCACAAGAAAAGGTACCCTGCACAATTATTCGCCATCCAACAATCTATGGCCTATCGCCGTGCATGCGATGGGACACATTGATGCAATTTTGCGTTCAGCAAGCAAAAAAAGAGGGGGTGGTGCGCATGTTTGGGGATGGGAGTGCGTTTCGCCCCCTCGCCGCGTTGTCACACGTTGTTGCTGGATACGCACATGTGCTACATTCTCCCCCACCTTCACAGTCTTGCTTCCACATTGTTTCTGAGAATGAGCCAATTCGTAACTACCTAGAGAGAATCCAGCAGGTTGCCAAGGAATGTGGGCAGCGTATTAGCGTGGAAACGGTAGAGCAGTCCTACGTCCCAAGCTATCGGGTGCACAGTTCTTTCCCCTATACCAACCGACCAGAGTATTCTTTCGAGCTCCTTCAAGCTATTTGGAAAGCGGCGGTCGGTCGCAATCACCTGTAG
- a CDS encoding glycosyltransferase produces the protein MKRIALINVHCDPLESLGSAEAGGQNVYVQHLAKALGKRGYYVDVFSRLNSRSKKERVRVSKHVQFIRLVAGHRQFIPKNKLGPLLPEFISNFLAWQKREGVRYDLLHSHYWEAGWVTMQLKYILKVPQVHTFHSLGIMRYNALKGFREQSLDTTEMKKRIAIEKEITEKAECILSTSPYEREYLEKHYAAKSENIRVVPCGVDLQRFRPIDRNEARKKINAPNGDNLILYTGRIEWRKGIGTLAIGVAKLFKHHPELRGKTWLYIVGGNLGRRAEPEVREEIKRLKDVCREYGIRDRTVFTGAVQQEKLHFYYSAANVCVIPSYYEPFGMVPLEAMACKVPVIASDTGGLPYTVRNMKSGILVPVRNPGAIAHRLADVLTKRELAEKLVRGGRELAKTTFSWRLIAKGVAEVYERLVK, from the coding sequence ATGAAACGCATCGCCCTCATCAACGTGCACTGCGATCCACTCGAAAGCCTTGGATCCGCAGAAGCCGGCGGTCAAAATGTCTACGTCCAGCACCTTGCTAAGGCACTTGGCAAACGCGGTTACTATGTGGATGTCTTTTCCCGGCTCAACTCTCGCTCCAAAAAGGAACGCGTCCGGGTTTCCAAGCACGTGCAATTCATCCGCCTCGTCGCTGGCCACCGGCAGTTCATCCCCAAGAATAAACTGGGGCCACTGCTGCCTGAATTCATTAGCAACTTCCTGGCCTGGCAGAAACGTGAGGGTGTGCGGTACGACCTGCTGCACTCACACTACTGGGAGGCGGGCTGGGTAACCATGCAGCTGAAGTACATACTCAAAGTCCCACAGGTCCACACCTTCCACAGCTTGGGCATCATGCGCTACAACGCGCTGAAAGGATTTCGGGAGCAGAGCCTGGATACCACGGAAATGAAGAAGCGTATTGCCATTGAAAAAGAAATTACGGAAAAAGCTGAGTGCATTCTGAGCACTAGCCCGTACGAACGTGAGTACCTGGAGAAGCACTATGCTGCAAAATCTGAGAACATTCGCGTTGTCCCTTGTGGCGTGGATTTGCAACGCTTCCGACCCATTGACCGAAATGAGGCACGAAAAAAAATTAATGCGCCAAACGGCGACAACCTTATTCTCTACACTGGTCGCATTGAGTGGCGCAAGGGCATTGGCACCCTGGCCATTGGCGTCGCTAAACTCTTCAAGCACCACCCAGAGCTGCGAGGAAAAACCTGGCTGTACATTGTCGGCGGCAACCTGGGCCGCCGGGCAGAGCCCGAAGTCCGGGAGGAAATCAAACGACTGAAAGATGTGTGCCGAGAGTATGGGATACGTGATCGCACCGTATTTACCGGCGCCGTGCAGCAAGAAAAACTCCACTTCTACTACTCAGCGGCAAACGTCTGCGTCATCCCCTCCTACTACGAGCCTTTTGGCATGGTGCCGTTGGAAGCCATGGCCTGCAAAGTGCCGGTGATCGCCTCTGATACCGGTGGCCTGCCGTACACGGTTCGGAATATGAAGAGCGGGATTTTAGTCCCCGTTCGCAACCCGGGTGCCATCGCCCATCGCTTAGCCGACGTCCTGACCAAGCGCGAGCTGGCAGAGAAACTGGTGCGAGGAGGCCGGGAACTTGCAAAGACCACCTTTAGCTGGCGGCTGATTGCGAAGGGCGTCGCCGAGGTGTACGAACGGCTGGTGAAGTAA
- a CDS encoding HAD family hydrolase yields MSFEGREQYNPDAELEQALAVYRDSPYLAMKAKQAERGEGFTVGFTDIDNTFHRKDRQQESEVLFAKAEELEYPLVAVTGNDLAGIQKRQAAGELPKFPVLIGSVGTEIHVLQPDGTYRRDEAYRKMLLEEKHFNRPEIAAAASAFLVSQPAQAAEVVYQKPEAERRYLANPEPEAVNQAVQEFKLSFYFFADAPAGVEGVMQEAATAFPGQELVACEEIGYNREHEGEPRKKYCLDVLPITKAGAVDYVAKLTNVEKGLVAGDSGNDTDMLMRSGKLQAVVVGGAKSELVSAVDASAPEKPGKSSFRRVMGEDGALKAIYVEKGDRLGPESISYAAEVLQRAERIQKIRTDRTET; encoded by the coding sequence ATGTCATTTGAAGGTAGAGAGCAGTACAACCCAGATGCAGAACTCGAGCAGGCTTTGGCGGTTTACCGAGATTCACCGTATCTAGCAATGAAAGCCAAGCAAGCTGAACGGGGTGAGGGCTTTACTGTTGGGTTTACGGACATTGATAACACCTTCCACCGCAAAGACCGGCAGCAGGAATCGGAAGTGCTTTTTGCGAAGGCGGAGGAGCTGGAGTATCCACTGGTTGCCGTGACCGGGAATGACCTAGCTGGTATTCAGAAGCGGCAGGCAGCTGGGGAGTTGCCAAAATTCCCAGTGCTCATTGGTTCTGTGGGAACGGAAATCCACGTCCTGCAGCCCGACGGTACGTACCGAAGAGATGAAGCGTATCGGAAGATGCTGCTGGAAGAAAAGCACTTCAACCGGCCAGAAATTGCCGCTGCCGCCAGTGCCTTTCTCGTCAGTCAACCTGCCCAAGCTGCTGAGGTCGTATACCAGAAACCCGAGGCAGAAAGGCGGTACCTCGCTAACCCGGAGCCCGAAGCGGTGAACCAGGCGGTGCAGGAATTCAAGCTCAGCTTTTACTTTTTCGCTGACGCACCGGCAGGAGTGGAGGGAGTGATGCAAGAGGCGGCCACAGCCTTTCCCGGTCAGGAGCTGGTGGCCTGCGAGGAAATTGGCTACAACCGTGAGCACGAGGGTGAACCACGAAAAAAGTACTGCCTGGACGTTCTGCCCATAACCAAAGCCGGAGCCGTTGACTACGTAGCGAAGCTTACGAATGTGGAAAAAGGTTTGGTGGCGGGTGACAGCGGGAATGACACCGACATGCTCATGCGGTCAGGGAAGTTGCAAGCTGTGGTGGTTGGTGGCGCAAAGTCAGAACTTGTTTCCGCGGTTGATGCGTCAGCCCCGGAAAAACCTGGGAAGAGTAGCTTCCGTAGGGTCATGGGAGAAGATGGAGCCCTGAAAGCAATCTACGTTGAAAAAGGTGATCGGCTTGGTCCTGAGAGTATTAGCTACGCTGCGGAAGTGCTGCAGCGGGCGGAGCGAATACAAAAAATCCGAACCGATCGTACGGAGACCTAG
- a CDS encoding class I SAM-dependent methyltransferase, whose product MTHWWFVGRREIFSAVFKKLLQKKELQILDVGCGTGGNLPLLAGYGNVVGIDNSPTAVAYAKTQGYTSVICADASKLPFADNSFDCVVAIDIIEHMQDDSAFVKELHRVLTPEGFAVLSTAAFSFLWSSHDTRNQHWRRYTKKQLTACFPKNLWLSKIVRYYNFIFFPVIAVIRLCQKLIPERTPKEGAAWELATPPTLFNAVLHSVLAAERFFLRFPIPWGVSLLAVYQKRK is encoded by the coding sequence ATGACTCATTGGTGGTTTGTGGGTCGGCGGGAAATTTTTTCCGCGGTCTTCAAGAAATTACTGCAAAAAAAAGAATTACAAATCTTAGACGTAGGGTGCGGAACAGGGGGCAACCTACCACTCCTCGCTGGCTATGGAAACGTCGTTGGGATTGATAATAGCCCCACGGCCGTGGCGTACGCAAAAACCCAAGGATACACATCCGTAATTTGTGCCGATGCATCCAAGCTCCCATTTGCAGACAACTCCTTTGACTGTGTCGTGGCAATTGACATTATCGAGCACATGCAAGACGATTCCGCATTCGTCAAAGAGCTCCACCGGGTACTCACACCCGAGGGATTTGCGGTACTTTCAACGGCCGCTTTTTCTTTTTTGTGGAGCTCACACGACACTCGAAACCAACATTGGCGACGGTACACCAAAAAGCAGCTTACTGCGTGCTTTCCAAAGAATCTCTGGCTTTCGAAGATCGTGCGATACTACAACTTCATTTTTTTTCCAGTGATTGCAGTCATTCGCCTGTGCCAAAAGTTGATACCGGAAAGGACCCCAAAAGAGGGGGCGGCGTGGGAACTTGCAACCCCACCCACCCTATTCAATGCTGTACTTCACAGTGTCCTTGCCGCCGAAAGATTCTTTTTGCGATTTCCAATACCCTGGGGGGTTTCTCTACTAGCGGTATACCAAAAAAGGAAGTGA
- a CDS encoding aminoglycoside phosphotransferase family protein, whose product MTRTALLKHVRGLLQKRGLTPDADVKEMLNHQRRFFRTRCVDAKGRAYTFKVYLMRVPTTRHDFQHEIAFYHFTAKARLNQFPRWVEGNRTGAHPWILYHYIPGELFTAYLRKHRNHVPPKLIANLSHMLAHYGQLPIPLATRRLLHLQAHRASDFTARFRTYARGKNGQTLRTYLSDAELEVAARIVAFHQLERHTRHQLGISHGDLSTNNLLVDQGRFAVLDWEHIQIASPAYDVAELWVKEFSRAPWRNRLVKKVADLQPDHAAFSALFAIEVLLFCLRDILLHHRILSELHHTKNKVIVRKLLRYYVRTFRAGLHGFSSLMKNA is encoded by the coding sequence ATGACTCGGACCGCCCTCCTGAAGCACGTTCGCGGCCTCCTGCAGAAACGCGGGTTAACCCCAGATGCCGATGTGAAAGAAATGCTCAACCACCAGCGACGGTTTTTTCGTACGCGCTGCGTGGATGCAAAGGGCCGGGCCTACACCTTCAAGGTGTACCTCATGCGCGTGCCAACCACGCGGCACGACTTCCAGCACGAAATTGCTTTCTACCACTTCACGGCCAAAGCGCGGCTGAACCAATTTCCTCGCTGGGTGGAAGGAAATCGAACCGGAGCACACCCCTGGATTCTCTACCACTACATACCCGGCGAGCTCTTCACGGCGTACCTCCGCAAACATCGGAACCACGTTCCACCAAAGCTCATCGCCAACCTCAGCCACATGCTGGCACACTACGGCCAGCTGCCCATTCCTCTGGCTACACGCCGGCTCCTCCACCTCCAAGCACACCGCGCCAGTGACTTTACTGCCCGCTTTCGAACCTACGCTCGGGGGAAAAACGGCCAGACACTTCGGACGTACCTCAGTGATGCTGAGCTTGAAGTTGCTGCACGCATTGTGGCGTTCCACCAGCTCGAACGGCATACCCGGCACCAATTAGGCATTAGCCACGGCGACTTAAGTACAAATAACCTCCTCGTGGATCAGGGACGCTTTGCGGTACTAGACTGGGAGCATATTCAAATTGCCTCCCCGGCGTACGACGTGGCGGAACTCTGGGTCAAAGAATTCAGCCGCGCACCCTGGCGGAACCGGCTGGTAAAAAAAGTTGCTGACCTGCAGCCAGACCACGCTGCCTTTAGCGCGCTCTTCGCCATTGAGGTACTACTTTTCTGCCTCCGGGATATTCTCCTCCACCACCGCATCCTCTCGGAGCTGCACCACACCAAGAATAAAGTGATTGTCCGTAAACTCTTACGCTACTACGTTCGCACATTCCGCGCCGGGCTGCATGGCTTTTCCTCGCTTATGAAAAATGCATGA
- the ruvC gene encoding crossover junction endodeoxyribonuclease RuvC: MRSPHRSSKSEGGRVILGIDPGFGRVGWGVIQQTANKLTAIDYGVIETPAGTPFAKRLQLIYSKLTELIHSYKPQVGGVERLFFSQNTTTAMQVSEARGVILLTLAQAKIPVHECTPQAVKQTLSSYGRADKAQVQRMVATLLHLPSIPKPDDIADALAIAITAATST; encoded by the coding sequence GTGCGTAGCCCCCATCGTAGCTCGAAGAGCGAAGGTGGGCGCGTTATCCTTGGCATTGACCCGGGGTTTGGGCGCGTGGGCTGGGGCGTCATCCAGCAAACTGCCAACAAACTAACGGCTATTGACTACGGGGTGATTGAAACCCCAGCGGGCACCCCTTTTGCCAAGCGCTTGCAGCTCATCTACAGCAAATTAACTGAGCTGATCCATTCCTACAAACCGCAAGTCGGTGGGGTTGAACGCCTCTTCTTCTCGCAGAACACCACAACCGCCATGCAGGTGAGTGAGGCGCGCGGGGTGATCCTGCTCACGCTGGCGCAAGCCAAGATTCCCGTGCACGAGTGTACGCCGCAAGCCGTGAAGCAGACGCTCTCCAGCTACGGCCGCGCGGACAAAGCCCAGGTCCAGCGCATGGTCGCTACACTCCTTCATCTCCCTTCCATTCCCAAGCCTGACGATATCGCGGATGCCTTGGCCATTGCCATCACCGCCGCAACTTCCACATGA
- a CDS encoding glycosyltransferase family 4 protein has translation MNKSRRLRIAQVAPLAERVPPRKYGGTELVIANLVQGLVKRGHSVTLFARSDSDTPAKLVPAYHPDPRATNRSRIRGYSVPAFWQMLQYGHVFEHANDFDIIHMHVGSSSFPYTRLVQTPCVLTLHGRLNTSEAKIVHQAYPEIPLVSISNNQREPLPKLNFIRTVYNGIDVAKFRYNDRPKKYLAFLGRMSPEKGPVEAMQAAKKAGLPLVMAAKVDTVDEAYFMKKVRPFIDGKRVIFLGEVNHAKKVDLLRNALGLLALIQWEEPFGLFMTEAMACGTPVIATRRGAVPEIVVDGKTGFIVASVAGAAKAIAKLQTIDRAACRARVEKGFSLDTMVDGYLAAYAKLLKK, from the coding sequence ATGAACAAATCTCGCAGACTCCGCATTGCCCAAGTTGCTCCCCTGGCTGAACGCGTTCCACCCCGCAAGTACGGCGGTACCGAATTGGTCATTGCAAATTTGGTGCAAGGCTTGGTCAAGCGCGGACACAGCGTGACACTCTTCGCGCGGTCCGATTCCGACACGCCTGCAAAGCTGGTTCCCGCCTACCACCCTGACCCGCGCGCGACCAACCGCAGCCGTATTCGGGGCTACAGCGTACCAGCCTTTTGGCAAATGCTGCAGTACGGCCATGTCTTTGAGCACGCCAACGATTTTGACATCATCCACATGCACGTGGGATCGAGTAGCTTCCCTTACACCCGGCTGGTACAAACGCCGTGCGTGCTCACGCTGCATGGCCGTTTGAACACGAGTGAAGCGAAAATTGTGCACCAAGCCTACCCAGAAATTCCCCTGGTCTCCATTTCTAACAACCAGCGTGAACCGCTCCCCAAACTGAACTTCATTCGCACCGTGTACAATGGCATTGACGTTGCCAAATTCCGCTACAACGACCGCCCCAAAAAGTACCTAGCATTCCTGGGTCGGATGAGCCCAGAGAAGGGCCCAGTAGAAGCAATGCAGGCGGCAAAGAAAGCGGGCTTACCTTTGGTCATGGCCGCAAAAGTGGACACCGTGGATGAAGCGTACTTCATGAAGAAAGTCCGACCGTTCATTGATGGGAAGCGGGTGATCTTCCTTGGTGAAGTAAACCATGCAAAAAAGGTGGATCTCCTCCGTAATGCCTTGGGTTTGCTGGCGCTCATCCAGTGGGAAGAACCTTTTGGCTTGTTCATGACCGAAGCCATGGCCTGCGGCACACCAGTGATTGCCACCCGCCGGGGCGCCGTGCCAGAAATTGTGGTGGATGGGAAAACGGGGTTCATTGTTGCCTCCGTTGCCGGGGCAGCTAAGGCAATTGCCAAGCTGCAGACCATTGATCGTGCGGCCTGCCGGGCACGAGTGGAAAAAGGCTTCTCCCTTGATACAATGGTAGATGGGTACCTCGCGGCCTATGCCAAACTCCTGAAAAAATGA